Sequence from the Uloborus diversus isolate 005 chromosome 8, Udiv.v.3.1, whole genome shotgun sequence genome:
TCAACCAATGGATCAAGGAGTAATTGCATCCATGAAGAGAACGTACAGAAAAAAGCTGGTAGTATCAAAAATCGAAGAAGGTTGCAATCTCAAGGAATTTTGGAGAAATAAAATTCTTGACTGCATTTATGACATTGCGTCTGCATGGGACACAATAAAACCGTCAACTCTTGTAAAGTCATGGAGGAAACTCTTGCCACGGGTTGACAGAAACACTTCAAATCAAGAAGAAATCGAAGATCTGTCTGCACTTTCTCTGGTTGACTTGGCAAAGTCAGTTGAAAGGGGGTGAGAATGTCAATGAAGACAACATTCAAGAATGGTTCCGCTGTGATGCTACTGAGCCGGGCTTCGAACACCTGACAGATGAAGCTATCGCAAAAAGAGCAACgggagaaaaagaagaagaaagtgaAAGTGAAGAAGATGAGCCCAACACACAGCATATAATGACATATGAAACGGCACTACAACACACTGAAGGACTACTTCAAACTTCAATATTTAGAGGAGCAAGATGAGGACGCGCAATTGGCTGAAAAACTAATGCTGCAAAGAGTGCAATCACGAATCAGAAAAATGTGTTGTCGTAGCAAGAAACAAACACAATTgactgttttttttataaaacagaaaatgtaacTCAGTTGTTTTGGTATAATATTTTCCTGTAGAAGAGTGTGATGTAATTCATCGAATAAATTGTCTTGTCTTGGCGTTATCGTAAGTACACTTTTCTTTATAGATTTTATGTGTTGTCGAActtgaaatacaaataatttttaacgtCGCATCTATTTTAAACGTATCACGTTTTATGTAGAATACAATCATTttcaagcaaaagataattttatcttctttacttctggttttaaactttttttttggattataCGCGATTTTTGTTATCTGCGGTACCTGTGCcactcaattccgcggataatcgggagtgtactgtaTTGTAGATCCAATGTCCAATCATAACCCCTCAACTTTTCTTTCATTTGAGGActcgtgaagtattttcagtagccatttagtttctcaataaattatttttttccttataaaataaAGGTTACAGATGGCATCCCTTTTTACCCGTTTTcgtaccgaacataatgaaatgcaaaaattgcatttggaattaaaatttaaagatagcTGGATATGTTTGTTGACTGAGCTATTTATTATTCACACAAAAGTCAGAAAGAGTGTTTGCGGGCTCtcccctgaattttttttcttaggaaTGCATTTTTAAACGCTCTATGGTGAATAATAGGAGGAAGGAAGGTTTGAAGTTCCCTCTtcggaaatgtttttgaatttaaggatataatctttgaaaatacagttGTTTGCCATCTTTGGTGGCTTGAATTGAAAGAATGAGATTCAGCAATTCTCTCCAGCCGTTTTTTATATCAGAGctccaaaaatacaattttagagatttttaatgGTGCCCCGGAAAAAATTTCGgatttgaagtcctaaaaacgcaactgAAGGCAACCTTTGATGATGTAGCAGAAGccatggggttcagaacttttcccaGAAAAGTTTTGATgtagaagttccaaaaatgcagttttagatgatctttgaatgatgttgaaagatgaggaaaaaaGGACTTGGGGGCTCatctccagaatttttttgaaattgaagtcctgaaaaagtATTATAGACTatgccatcttttatgacgttgGGGGAAGGAACTGGGTTTGGAACTTTTCACCGGAAAACTGTTAGAAATTGGAGTCTTGAAAATGTGGTTATTggccatctttggtaacgttaagagTTTTATTGGGTCAGGAGCTGTCCCTCAacttttcgatattgaagcttcaaaaacccCTCTTTAAAGACACAAGGCGAAGGCATGAGGCTCAAAACTCTTTCTCTGAAATATCAGGGGTGccctcctgggggggggggggacagttagttgaaatttttaggggaggttcttttgaggggtatttttctcatatttaaggtggggctcttgcttttgaagggttctttgcaatatttagggggaGGGTGTGCCCttgacctggggggggggggacgcaacCCTAGAAATATGTTGATATGAAAGTTACAAAAACATAGTTTAAGATCTTTTTTGTCATGTTAGGAAAATGTGAGGTTTTGTTGTCTTCCCGCGGAAGTTGTTTGAAATTGGGGTCTTAAAAACGTAATTGCAGGGTGACTTTGAGGTTAAGAAATGGAATTCAAGGAATTTTTCGTAACTAAAGCTCCATATCTATCCGATCTTCAATCACATTAGAGAGAGGGGGTTCAGGGACTTTCCCCTGGAACATTTTTGGAGGGGGCAGGGTCATTTGATGGTCTTCTTCCGCAAAGTTTTCGAATTTACAAGCCTTGGGAGGGGGGcgactgcccccccccctgtggatccATCACTGCAACAATACCAAATAAacttatttcagtttcttttatAAATCAAGACTTTATTagactagggtttccaatcccaaaTGATATTTAGCAGGATTAAGAGCAAAATCCCGCAGAATTTCCAGTCTTGCAAATTTTTTCCATTCAattgttttccaacttttgccgctcataaaacgattattttcacaagcatcatttgTTTTAATCACCTTCCTTTATATCTGCTAGAAAAACtttgtgtctcatatgatgaactgTGGATTTACTTtgtaagaacacaataaaaattgagtatatttttctgagaataattggtattctcattcgaggtttcagttttcattagGGTTTCCGATCCCGAATCGggggatcccgcatgatatttagcgggattcaTCCCGCAATTTTTTCCCTGCAaatgttttccaacttttgccgcgcctaaaatgactatttttacgagcatcatctgaagtttgattccccttcctcgtatatctgcaagaagagcaagaaaaacgtTGCGTTTCATATGATGAACGGTGGATTTTCCATTTAAGTACACAATAACGATTGAGTATGTTTTTCTGTGAATGAATTGATATTCTCATTCGAGATTTCCGTTTTCATTCGTTCAGAAATTGAGAAaatgcatataattttaaaaaacatttttgaaaatatcactaaaatttaaaacctaGAAAATTATGCTTTAGAAAAAATAGGGAAAGTGTGTTACACATTGCAAAACCCACCGGAGTAGCTTCAGTGCAATGTTGGAGAACTTCTGCAAGCTTAATGAatacactcaaaacctttaacttaaaaattgcacaatatttttctctaaagaagaaagcaatgtaaAACCTGCCATTATTTGTATATTTGGCACGACTCTAAATGAGGCGACAGAAATTtagatgaaacacaggatgacttgCATAATAATACAGAAAGTTAAGCTAGGTTTTTGAATGTATCTTTCAAgtaagaggtaaaattagcgaagttatctaaaaacttttactgagactgcaaCTTGATGAAACCAAGCAGCACTcaccccttgctgtaatgaatcaaatgcactgatataATGATAAACGTTAATGAAACCTCAAAggtattttcaatgcaagttaaatatgatacagcaaaacacacatccaatagacatcgtttttttttctcgaaatttgcagttcttgagcacaAACCAAGCATAAGAAAAAGAATCTACTTCAGAAAGTGATGAAGTTAATGGTgatctttttctaaatgtccACAGTCATTTAATCTCAGaaaaaccaactgcagtggagccacagcacgtgttttcatcaatcatattatttttcaagcaaaaattcTTTCTCATTCCATAGGAACATTGGACGTTTTTAGGACACACTTTTGCGTACTAAACAATAATTACTGATTGGAttctgactttgtagtgctctgCAATTGGTGTACAGAATCCAAAAAGATACTAATTCAaataacaaaagcagtccttcctaaaaagcacaacttttttctatttttagaaaaataaagtcgATCCCGCGAGACTGACTCCTTACAATCTCGAAATTCTGCGAGACTGAAAtaggcgcgggattggaaaccctagttttCATGCAGAtagcaattgagaaaatgtgtatgatttaaaaacatttttgaaaaccatcactTAAATTTAAAATCCAAGAAATCACGCTTTAGAGAAAATAGGGAAAGTGTATTATGGATTGCAAAACCcactggagtagcctgaatgcaatgttggatcatttctgtaagcttaaggaatacactcaaaacctttaacttacaaaaagtgcacaaaatgcaataattgtcatttattgcatttaagtcaattattgtgctatattttatgatacaaatgtgacgaccagcaacaagctgtaggctggtcctagtcagtttattaatTCCTAAcaaagatcaatggcccttttaaagccATCTAGCACCTTGCTCGTTATAGCCTCTTGTAGTAAGCTGTTCTGAGTGCCCATAACagccctactaaagtagtaatttttcctaatttccaggttagcccgAGATTTggatagcttaaaacaatgacccattgtcctgctttccgtgcaaaaatttaacccattaacatctttcattttgatgaaTTAACTAACTGAAACATGTCCCTTATTTGGGGAAAGAAACATGTCTTTTGCTTGAGGCTACACATGTTAAGTCTGGTATCAATCTAAATTTGAAAGACCTTTTCCTTGCCTAATCaaccttctttgaacccttttcaataaagaaatatctttcttgagatgagatcaaaactgaacagcatactccaaatgattAAAAGGCacaagaaccttcttagatttgctTGAAATAGCTCTATTGATAAactcaagcattctgttggctttgtgaCTTGCAATACAGCACTGTTGAGTAAACTTTGAAGTCCTCATTTATTAAGACATTCAGATCAATAATATTATCTGACTAATaactgaaccctgtaaataataatttgtacacCTATGTCCATGACCTAAGTATAGCACTTAACAATTCTGAACATGTACTGCCTTAGTAATGTAGTGAAACTTCTCTGGAGTGACCACTCTCTGTTCCTGAAGAAAGTGGTCATTAATGGAGCTTGGTTGCTCTTATTTTCAAACATGCAAAAAAGAATCATAGTAccaataaaaatcatatacattcTGGTTACATTATGTCAAGAACATCATGTTAAAAAAGCATATGaatgaaagaattaaaaattttctttctaaattcaaaaatatacttctaacattttttccatttagaaactagtttactttaaaatttgagaagAGATTTGTTTGCTTCAGTTTGTTTGATAGTTCTAAAAAACTTTATCTTTTAGCtgcaaaaagaaattaatatttttattattagtgcAATCTGAGTGAAACCATAATCCCTTTTAGACTTCATGCATGAGCCTATTTCTCAACTGTTCAAATATAGATTCTGACCACTCAAATGACCTGGACCCTTCCGTTTGTAAGCTGCTGTCCTTATCAACTTCCACAATAGAGGATGCGCGCCTGATCTGCAGCATGTGCCACCTTAGATTCTCAAGGGTACCCAAAACTAATCCctccattttataattttgcgACTTTAAATAGAGGGGCACAGGGTGCGAAAAGAATTCGTTTGAAGCCCCAGAAGAATACATTCCCCCTTATTCCGATTTCTTTCCTTTTGTAAGCAAGAGTTGATCGAGATGTGTCCTTTATCTCCTTATATATTCTCttaaagctgttttacttgttagACTCTTTGACATTTCTTTGGAACGTCTGCCCACTTTGAGGACAGGGGTTAAATTTTTTCGGAGCTCACGTGAAAGCATGGAATTCTTATGAAAAAACTTGCAGTTGAGCCATTTCGCATAAGCCGAATCATATTGTAGTGCGAGTCGACTCTATAAATTACCTATCATACGTGTGTGCAATTGTGAGTTTTTTCCAAACCTTGATAATTTGCAAAACTTGATTTCTCTCCCTTCCCCGAAGTTTCGAAATTGCACTGCATTTGATTAGACAAAATTTTGTGTAATGTAAAAGTCTAACAGTTCAGCAGCTTTGGCATTTATGGAACACTTcaagttcattttcaaaatactttgttGACAAATATAACTATTCTAcagagtagaaaataatttttgaaatttcacttcattaatttttgtctattattttgaatttttgcatGTTAGCATTTatcaaaattactattttttctcTACTGACAAACTTTAAATGTAACTGCTATGCCAATGTTTATATGCAAAATCATGGCTGATTATAGAGAATTGTGAACAAGAGGGAGTTGATTGTATTGGATCAGTGGTGTCCAACCTACGGCCTGCAAAActgatccatgtggcccgttgttttgttcaatgttacgaaTTGAAAAGCAATTAGCGAGTGTCCGATTTGGtgtcaaatattcagaaattcaGTTCTTGAAACGGAtggatgcatttaataaaataagcatcaagtaatgataacaacaattttTGGTCTGTAATTTactttccttttccatatttttcaaatgtgttttagaaaagaatgaaatattttgaaattgtatgTGTTCTGACCCTTGAGAATGGTTTTAATATAAGTAGGAAAAGGTTGGGCTCCACtgtattcaatttaaaatttggtACTGCTTATGTTTAACAGGTTACATAGAGCATAGTTACTGTGAAAAATCTAATGTAGATAGCATGTGCCAAAGTTCATCATGGGCAACTTATGGTTTGAAAATATGGTAGTTTTATGTTTTGCAAAAAAGATCACTCATAGaagttttttaatacaaaaatatattttatttacaacgTTAATAACTTTTATATAAAACAATTCCttagtttacatttaaaaaatcaaatctcTGTTACTtcacatagttttttttctacaatcgtttccaaatctgaaaatttaaaatatccttTAAACTTCAAACCTTTGAGAAATAGAGGAAACCACTCTTTATCATCAGCCCACATTTCTTGAAATGGTATTTCTTTCTCAGAAAACCATTTAGGGAGcatttctatagaaaaaaaagaagcttttcagtctttttttttttttttttgaagagaaatCATTAGGTAAAAAATAAGATGAatttttgacaaattaaaaataaataaataaactcctCTGCATCCAAAAGAAAATTGTTACAAGCCAGTGCTGTGCGGTTCACCTGAGCAGAGCTTGGGCACTccgaaaataattttcatttctcatttgtaTGGACAGGAAGTATgaattataagttttttcttctcaACTTTCACTGTaaataagtttagaaaaaaaatatcagtagcTAAAACAGCGTTTCTCCCCGAAAATGTATCCCCAatcaaaggaaaagaaaaaaaacattgactcATGCATGAGCAGAAATGAAAAGGTGTTGCCATGATAACACTGTTGCCTTCGGTCCTATTCCaattaaaaattgagggaaaGAGAAATAATAGTATACTGCTTCTAtttcttttctcaatttttaatttaaactacatTGACTGCTTTTAGATTTACCCTAAATATAAAGACACTAACATTCctgtacccggcattgctcgaaTAATGGAATTATCAGGGGATTACACTGCTTGGTGTACCTAGTTACGAAAATCCCCtatataaattacttattacctatataaTTTTTCTAGTTTTGGGAGGGTCTGGGGCCCCTGGATATGTctttaacgatccttttaaagtattgattttctttacccgagcaatgccggatacaggaatgctagtatatatatgttGTCTCAGGATATTGatttttatcttttacttttaCAATGTGAAATAAAACTTCAATGCTTTATGCATTTtatctgtgatgatgttcttcAAAACTTCATTTCCAATTTCGAAAAAGTGAAAACGAAAGCCAGAAACATtgttatttgacttgagaaaagcctcgaagaatcacgtgagaaacaaaaacaatatcaaatttaaaattggttatcgaccaaaagttgacaTGAAGTACTGAACAATGATtttaatggaggaaagccttcgaaaataagggatttaaatttcaattacaggttttaatttcgcagaaattaagggggtttaattaatttctcccaaactaattaatatttcgaaaaatgcttccttagtggatactttcgtaatcatgtggacatgcctgccaaatttcaagtctgaggtatcagcagtattggctgtgcgttgatatatgtatatatgttatctcaggacattgatttatatatgtatagattaagattaactgcaattttttagtgttttaagcaagaaatcatatacttattttatttcatattttttagtgtaaACCAAGCTGATAGAAAtaatctttagatttaaaaatcattttttatactttatttttgaatgatgtctaatttcttttctcatttggattttatcatttggcaaaattggGAGTTTCATTCAGTAAATTAAGAATCAccccttccaaaaatttatcTTCGAGGTGTCCCTCCGCAAAGTAATCATCTATCTTCaggcaaaaaaagaaaggaataggAATAGAAAGAGCATGTGCATAATTATGTTTTAATCTAAATTCAATCTAACCTTCACTTTCTTGAGGTTCTCCTGTGAATGAAGAGGATGAAAACACATGAACATGCATTATCAAAGGATCTTCAATAAATTCAAATTCCAAATAGCCAATTTTTTGCAAGTCCACAGCAGCTACACCAGCTTCCTCCATCAACTCCCTGAAATAaagaaatatcaataaataaaatacatttaccTAATTAATTGTGCAACAAATAACATGTGGCATCAAAAtctgtgtgaaaattttttttaacatttttaatttgcaaTGTAATTgggattttatttcatttgaagacAATAGATTATTTTATATTAGCGGCCCATCCCAACcttgttcgggttaaaaaaaaactatctatcttAAATAATTATGATGCAGgtactttttagtttaaaatttaataataagcaaaatttttatttcatttttaatagatttgaaacaaattcatttattAGACAGTGAATAATAGAATCTTCCTGTATGTAATGTTGTACTACATATCGTATTGTTGTACGTTTGAACTTCAGATTTGATAATGGTGATGCCTTAAGGAATTTTCATTCGAAATTGTGATGACTTAAAATGGGAAATTAATTATGCAGGGACCATGAGGATGCAAGGAAAATGAACCAACTGATATGCTGCTGGTGCCCTAAGAACAGTAATCTCAATCATATTATTCCATAGTGATTTTATTTTGGGTCCAATTCCATTGCATAGATTATACAAATTAAAGTTGCCCTATGAAATTTATTTGGCAATCCcgtttaattttaatagtatcAAGAGAACTTCGGAGGAGGTTTAAGGGAGTTACGGAATTCATGTGCATGATGCACAGCGCTGCTGGCGAAAACTATTGCGTACATCCACGTGTGATATTTTGATAAAGAGTCTTGGTTTCAGGATAAACATTCAGGATCAAATCATTTACAGATAATTTCCCAACTCATCTATTTTGATAAGATATCCTGTACCATGTGTTTTCCGGTTACTTTCTTGCAGTAAAAGACTATTATTACCACCATCTCTTAAACAGGCTCTTATAGAttttcttaagatacagagattgTAATAGGCTCCTAAGAGGAGATGATTTAATCAGGCTTGAAGTTTATCTCCACGCGTTTCTCTAGGGCACCACATGTTGAGTTTGATGAAAGAGACCGTCAAATACAAAGGTGACACCTCTCATAATTTTGTCTGAACCTTCTTGGTCTTTTAGGGTTCTATTTACGCCTTCTATAGCCAAATGGTGGCTCATGGAACATTTGCCCTACATTGAGACATCCTCTTGAAGAAGTTCTCTCAATCGCCCGTTTTTTCTAGTGGAACATGCGGAGACTTTTTggaggagatattcaaagtagtttaaatgtggaACAGTCAGTTTTTTTACTAAGTAAAGTCCCGGCAgttccaaaaaaatgcaaaagcctGCTGATTGATTTTTGGCTTAATTATTGAGTTTTCTTGTTCCACTGGTTATTCCGAGAAAAAGTAATTTGCATTCCTGGTTTTCATATACCAATCTCATTTTCGTTGAATTGTTTTTGATGATTCTCTGCGGCAATGGCAAACAAAAGTCCCCTATGAGTTTCCGTTTCATTGACAAATTTTgctttacatttaaattaaactttCGTTTATACACTATAAAAACAATTctgaaacgtttctggaaaataatgttCAGTTGATATACCCAATTTCTGCAAGGAACGTATCTTgcaaaaagcaaaaatgttttctgctaaaattcagtaattttctgaaattatcctggattACTTCTGAAGAATTCCATAACCTTCCAGGTTAAAGGTTAGAGCCAGTCGTGTCATCTGGAATCCTAAGTAGGTGTAATATAATTTAGCGTCCTAGGCTCGTGCTTCGTCAGAAGAGCTCCAAAAGGTTTTTTACAATCATGATCacacagggttgccacgcaccgggaaaacctggaattgtcagaaaaaatgaaaatggccgaaaagtccgggaaatgtcagggaaaatgaaaagtAACATAATTTTCTGGAAGTGTCAGgggaatttcttttattttccgatCGTTCTTAGCGGGCGCGTGCtctatgacgtcaaaaaaaaaatcttgcagcc
This genomic interval carries:
- the LOC129228109 gene encoding oxidized purine nucleoside triphosphate hydrolase-like encodes the protein MVPTKVSSLVLLRKYGSVLLGYKKRGFGAGKWNGFGGKQEQGETMIECARRELMEEAGVAAVDLQKIGYLEFEFIEDPLIMHVHVFSSSSFTGEPQESEEMLPKWFSEKEIPFQEMWADDKEWFPLFLKGLKFKGYFKFSDLETIVEKKLCEVTEI